TTCGTTCACTCCAAATGTTTCGAGTTCTTTTAAGTTCCATTTCTTCGTCATATTCTGGAGTTCTTCACTAGCTGCTACCAACTGCGGACGGTTATCAGAGTATAGCTTTGCAGGATATCCTCTGAGGGATGTAAACCGTCTCAGCGCAAGTAGAAATGCCTCTGTACTGTAATCGCCTACCAAGTCAATATGAACTGCTCTTGTGCTCATACAGTTGAACAATACCCCATAACACTTTCCGATTGTTCGCTTCTTTACCTGGTCTCTTATTTTAAACGGTCCGAAAAGGTCGATGGCTGTACTATGCCAGGGTGGTGAGGGCATAAGTCTCTCTTCTGGAAGCTGTCCCATGACCTGCTTGTTGAGGTTTTCGTCCAGTTTCTTGCAAGTGACGCAGTTGTATCTAATGGACTTTACTATGTTATGAATCTGGGGAATCCAGAATCGTAATCGAATTTTGCTTACGGTCGTCGACACGCCATGGTGACCTTTTCGATGTATGTGTTCCGCATAAAGCTTAGAGAAACGATGCTCACGAGGaatgaggatcacttctctcttatCGTAGCTCAAGTGCACCCATTTGCCGGTCCGATGACCAACCACTATTACTCCATCTTCTCTGCGCTTTGGACACAAACGCTTATATTTAGATTTTTTGACGTTTGTAAGCATTTTTCTTTGCGCATCAATGATCCAAAACCTTTCTGCTTTAGAAATATCGTCCGTCGTCAGGGTCTTTGTCGCATTCTTCAGACTAACTGGTTCTCTTGCGTACATGGCTAATACACGTGCTGTTACTCTTAACAGTTTGTTGTAACTTGAATGTCTGTTTATATCAATTCTTCTCGCGAGCGAGTCCTGTTCTGCAGCAAGTGTTGTTAATGCCGTTTTCATTGGTAACTCTGGGTGATGGACTACTTTACTTATTGGCCATTCTGATTCCGGGAGTTGTAGAAATCTAGGTCCCTTTTGCCAGTCGCTTTCGCTTTTGATATCGCTTGGTCGCTTACCTCGTGTTATCCAATCGGCGATGTTTTTATCACTCTCGACCCAATACCAGTCTTGGGGATTGGTACCTTCCTGTATCTCTCCGATGCGAGTAGCGGCGAATGTATTGTAGCCGTAAGATTCCTTTTGGATCATCCCGTGCACTATTTGAGAATCGACGATATGGTAGTATTTCGCAAACTTGTAGCGGGATTCTTTGTCCAGAAAGTTTTTAAGCCTTTTGCTTAAGACTGCCGCGCAAAGTTCAATTCGATCGATCGATAATTTCCTGTTTGGCGAGAGTTGGTTCTTTGACATGATCAGTCTGGTTTCAAATTTGTTGTCCAGTAATGTCCACCTGATGTAGGCACATGCTCCGTAAGCGTTGTCTGACCCGTCACTGAATATGATAAGAGTCGGCAGACCGAGTGCACCTGATGGTTTGAGGCATCTTGGAAATATAACTTGATCCATATTGCGCAGATCTTGGAAGAATTCCAGCCAGTTAATCCTTTGCTTCTCAGGGACAGGGTCGTCCCAGCCGAGTTTCTTTTCTGTTGCCCAAAGCTGGCGCATCAAAATCTTCGCTCTGACCGTAACGGGAGCTGCTAGACCAAGAGGGTCATACACGCGGTTTATCTGTGAGAGGATAATCCTCTTCGTTATTTCGACAGTAGTTGGGTTTTCTTTGATGCGTCCTTTGGCTTTCGTCAGAGTCAAGTCTATTCCCACTTTAAATCGGAATTGATCCTTGTCTGTACTCCAAATGACGCCGAGTACTTTCTCGGTTGATGAATTTTGTTGGTTGGGTTCTAAAGCCATTTCGTTTGCTGTTTTGTCGTTCGAATAGAACCAACCCTTTATCTTGAATCCGCCCTTGACTAGGACTGCCTCAATCTCATTAGTTAGTTGCTTAGCTTGTGCGTCGCTAtgtacactgtctacaatgtcATCCATGTACGAGTTGGATATTACGGTATTCGCGGCTTGTGGATAATTCTCTTTTGATAGTTCCGCTGTCTTTCTCATGGCTACAGTCGCTATGGTACCCGAGGGTTTGTCTCCAAATGAAACTCTTTGTATAACGTACGTATCCGGATCCCTGCTTGTGTTCATGTCGCGCCATAGAAAACGATGCGTGTGTTGCTCTATGATCTTGGTCTTCACGGTGTGATACATCTTTTTCACATCTCCGATGAATCCAATTTCGTGTTCTCTGAATCGCACGAGGATTCCTACAAGATTATTTAACAGATCGGGACCCTTTGCCCAGTACTCGTTAAGGACGTGTCCCATATAGTTCGCGCTGCTGTTAAATACGATCCTCACTGGAGTCGATTTCGAATCAGGCTTTAGAACATCGTGGTGGGAGATGTAGTGGATAGGGCCTTTATAATTCTCGAGCTCTTGCTTGCTTAGTTTTCTAGCTACTCCTCGTTCTACCATGTCCTCAACTTGATTTTGATAAACTCTGCCATGTTCGGGATTTCGCAATAATCTTCGCTCGGTGCTTAAGAGTCTTCCAAAGGCAGCTCTTTTGTTATCTGGCAGGTCGTGTGGGTCGCGAATCCAGGGATATTCAGCGATCCAGCATTTTTCCTGTTCGTTAAATTCAAGGCCTTTCTCAATGAGATGGAGTTCCCTTTCTTCTTTCAGAGTGTAGTCGCTGGTTCCAGGAGCGCATTTTCCGCATTTGCAGCCTCCGCAGCGCGGCGTGCAGCTAACACCTAATCTCTCGATATTGTAGAAGTCGTCAATTTTGACTGCTTTTAGGTGGTTTGCACATGCGTCGAATGCTGATTTGTGGTTCTTCTCCCGAATGGAAGGGTGTGTCCCGCCTATACATCGTCCAAAACGATTCTTCAATAACATTAGGTGTtcgacatttctttcttttaccGGGTGGAAGCCTGCGTAATCATACCCAATGAGGACGTCAACGGCGCCTTTCGGCCGAGTCACGTCGCCCCTTTGTATCTGGAGAGCGTCAAGTGCCTTATCCATGTTAACACTTTGAATGTCGGTGGTAATTTTGTCTATTTCGCAAACTTCCACAAGCGTCGTTTCGCCCTTGAGGTCAATGAGCAGCAATTTGTATTTTCTGGAACTTATCTTCTCTTCCTTCCCTCCCACCTTCACGAGAGAGATTTCAAGTGGCGTTCCGCGCAGTCTTTCTTCCCGTGCTTTGTCGCGGGTTATGAGGCTAATGGATGATGCGTTGTCCCACAAGACGTTTGCATGTCCTCTATAAGTTTTTATTTGTTGCAACTGGAGGATGCAGGTCTCATTACTCCCATGGCTGCATGCACTGGATATTGCGGATGCGCTTGGAGTCTCTGTCTGATCTTCTTCATGTAATGTGGGATGATGTTTCTTCTTACATTCATTGACGCCGCAATCCTTTTTAGAGCGGCAATTGCGTGATCGGTGACCGGTTCTGAGGCAGGAAAAACACGCacctttttctttcaatgtcGACAGTCTTTCGCTTACTGTTTTATCGAGGTATACTCTACAATCCTTGGTAAGATGATTCGAGTTTTCGTGAACGACGCACTTGCTGTAAGTTCTCTGGCTGCGGCTGTCATGTCTTTCATCCGCTGTGGCGTAATGGACAACTGCCTTCGTTATGGCTGGGCCCTGCGCGCGAAGATCAGAACCGTCGTACTCGATAGCGCGTTTTTGCGTAAGTAAAAATTTGAGCAGGCTCGGAAACTTGTTGGTTTTGTCCACAGTGCTGTCGTCAGAACTTAATAGTTTAGCCCATTCTTTGCGTACGTCTGGCGGGAGTTTTCTCTCTATGATGCTTACTGAGCTCGTTGTGGTTATTTCTGCTTCCAAGCCAAGTCTCTTAAGGTCACGATATCCGTCTTCTATGATTCCTACCAGCTCTATGAATCGTTTGTTTTCGCCTTCGCGGATGGATCTTACGCGTCTTATCTCATTAATTATCGCATCCGCGACTTTCGCTGGGTCCCCGTATTTTTCGTCGAGTCTCTTCCACATCTCGTAAACGTCATCGTCGACGCTCTTTACGTGAGCTAAAGGTTCTTTTCCGAGACAGGAACGCAACGTGTAGGATAATGTATCTTCCGTAAGGTGCGGCATGACTTGTTTCTGGAAGTCTCTTTTGAAGGATGGATATTCTCTCAACTCTCCTTCAAATCGGGGCATTTTGATTTTCTCTAGTTGTAGGTGATTGCTCTTTTCTCCTTTGATCTGCGGCTGCAGTTCGCGTTCATGTTCGCCTATGATGTGTGTTTCGAGTTTAGCGTTCATCTCGTTATACGTCGCTTGAGTAGCTTGGAGccatttaatttcattggctgcAGATTCTCGCGTAGATAAATCGAGTAGCGCGCTATTCGCTAGTTTGCATTCCGCGAAAGCTTCGTCAATCTGTTTCTGAAGTATCTTCGCCGTAGACGGCTCTACTTTGTCCGCGCTGAGTGTGTGCGAAGCGCTTTGACAAGCTGTTTCAGATATGGCTCGCGCTGTTTCTCGTCTGATCATTGCTTGATCAAAGAATCGTTCCATTTGTTCGCGTTCTTTGTTCGCCTTATCCCTTTGTTCCGTTTCCGCGCGCGCTCTCATTTGCACGTCCGCTATGTGGTTAATAAAGTTAATCTTAGCTTTTGTCGCTTCGGTGAACTCCTCCTGTACTTTGTTGATCCATGTTTCGGCGGCTTCTAGCTGGGCGTCGTCTGATAAAAGCATCGCGTAGAGATCGTGCTTTGTTTCCAGGACGTTCCATGCTTCCAGGAATTGAGCGTAGTTGTTTTCCACGAGTTCGTGATTGCTGGCTGATGAGATGGACTTCAGGAGTTCGTTCCTTTTTCTGGTGAATCTTGATTTGGCGACGCGACGGACGTTCTTGGCTTCTTCTGCCATCGCGCTGATGAGCGGGTTTCGAATGTTTCCTCGACCGAAGCGTTAACGGTATAAAATAGCCACGTTTCAAAGGACTTTCTGTTGTTTATTGATGAGTCTTTCGAAACCTATGATTATAAACAGTTTATCAGGTTATATGAACAAAGTTCAAAGAAAACGAACCACAGATTTTACATACCCGATGGCCTCAGATGTCGACTTCGGGAGGAAGCTTGCTGTACTAATGTTATTAACGGTGATTAACCTAATTAAGTAGCTATGACGTATCTAATTTCGTCGCGGCCGAAACACAAACCAAGGTCACCTTTTTTTGCCAGCTTACTAGAAGACCTTTTTTCCAGTTGTCTGGAATCACTTCTTTCTCCcacacaaaatttaaaattctatGCAGTGCTTCCAAAGTACAAGGACCTCCCTTCGTCAATGCTTCAGGAGGAATATTATCCACCCCTGGAGCTTTGGCATTCTTCAGTTGAGTGAGGGCTGTTTCTAATTTCTCCTCTGGAAATAGGTCCTGTAGTGATGTTCAGGGGAATGTCTGCCGGTCTGGGATGTGGCAATTGGCTTGGGGCTGGTCTACTCAATACGGATTCAAAATGCCACTTCCATTGCTGAAGCTGGTCTTGCTGGCGATTTTGGTTGCATCTTATCCTGCTACATTTCTGTGTTGTCATATGTAGTCCAGAGTTCTCAGATCATTTTTCTTAGCGGTGTCTTCTGCTTCTCGTGCAGCGCTCTCAGTTAAATTCCTTTTGTCTCTTCGGCAAGATTTCTTAACCTCTCTATTCTTCTCGTTGTAGTATCAATTTGCTTCACGTTTCCCTTGTCTCATTCGAGCGTCATTCAGTATCTGTTTGGCCTTCTGTCTTTCTTCAATCTTCCTGTATGTCTAGTCAGTCATACTCCTTCCTAGCTCTTTTCCTACGTCCGAGAACACTCCCACATGTGTCAACAAGTATCTTCTTGGTTTTCTCCCACTGtacatattttttaaagtaggcACAAATTGGgtacatgtggtagtgcagtaacttgacagtgtttttttcataactgtcaactgagctgtgtttttgtttttcaggagattcaagttgtccttgcataatatgtagctctaacagtacacaatattgttttcgTATCATAAATCATTAAAATGCCATGGAAGATATCTTTGCTAAATACCCGCTGAGAAGACTTGTGGtttagtaaaatactaaacccagaaagattgaagaaaataaaaggaaatcaagaaacatttggcttcaaggctgacatgttgatcatttacaacttctttttcactgcaagcttctgacagctttccaagaccaatgttccctgaagttaatccctttccggcggggttagtatctggatgggggacatcaaaatatgcgacttgcTGTCAGtaacatacgaccaaaaattctattttaactctCAAGAAtacgaactaagcaaggtacagattttgttagcctgctttatgcaaaacaaatattgacgcaaaagtaaataaatattgatatgtagtttttaaggagagcagaaggaactttcaGGAAGAGTCGATCgggaataaaacaatttgccatcagcaacaagaTTTGTGAGatgaaaacatcataaatttttTTCCACAAATATGACAAGTTACCATCagggaaaaacattttgggagatttatttttactttcaatttttctatATTACTTTTGGtggtacaagtaaaatcgcaaaatcaaaagtgacatcgattttagcggccaccagtgatcaagttaacttgcgtgtttaatactgacaactcacaaaacaaaggatgcatctgtgacaaaatgatggcaagagaccgtgtttttgttagtttgcttttttttatttcaagtggTATAAACTTCAGCAAGAtacatgtgcgaatttaacgcgaagatcacaatcgttgatactagtccaagtgtcagctgaagttaagctcctccaaATAGGGTaatagtacttggatgggggaccacTGCGAAGTCCCGTGAAGGCGATAGCTAATTGGTTTgtttaaactttatttaatttttttattttgtttggccgttgaaagccattgtcttattttctttctctgtcaaaacggctgaacaaactggttcccaagaaatattggagtattcaTTCTATGCAAAATATTTCTAATGAAGTATTTGTTCTAcgcaaaataatgttcacagtggaacacacaagtacaaagcaagatctagaaataacctCGAAacttctccttacctttaaagcttgcctttctcaaagaaaaagcgtCTGTTCACTTTAtttaatagtttaatactgtgtcaatcatggcgGGCAGAAAGATTCCACactaaatgtttgctttcatcTAGATAACGGAATTGTCTCACAGTGACCGAGTGGTCAAACATGCTCGCAGATAAGTGAAAGTTGGGAAAGTATTGTGTTCTAATCGTggcagggaagtttggaaatactgaaggGTATAAAAGTAAATTCACCCGATCGGAGCTTAATCCAAAATctgtggggtatgcacattaattttgtgactaccaaaaaaaaaaaaacaacagtcgACTGgctttaataataacaatgaaagtagCAACAATACTAagaataacagtaataataataatgacaatgttTTTGCATAGCAGTATGgtgttgaaatttaattgtcTTAAATAGCTGCAGGAGACTGTACACTTGAAAAAGGGCCAGAATCTTGATAAAGAGAAAATAATGTCTGACCTTTTCTCTTCAAAGCAAAGTTACATTCTTTGAGCATTTATAAACATAGGTTATTCTGagtttcagagaagaaacttttcagtTGTTTTTCTGGTATCTTTAAGGGAATTGGATCAGTTAACATATCTCTTACCAACCAATTTGCGGGCTATGCTTTGTTAAAGTCAGAGCCTGCTTTTTTCTCAGTTTAACTGGTGCACTCAAGCCACAAACTGAACTAAAGTATCCTCAAagggtgaaggagtaacttcTAGTACAAGCCAAGAAAACAACACTTAGCCTAGTGATATATTGCATACATGTATGGAGACATTTGAAtcaagcaacaaaaacaaacttacaTATTTAAATTAGGAGCCATACTGTAAAATATGGCCTTCAAAATTGGGCATCATAGCAGTTGTACTGTCAGTGAAAGGCAATATTATTTTattggatttcttttgtttagattTTAACTAAAGACAGTGTGACTGTAGCTGTGGATGCAGTGGTGTACTTCCGAATCTATGATGCTACCACCTCCATCACCAACGTTGAAAATGCAAATCGTTCAACTCGTCTGTTGGCACAAACTACTTTGCGCAACGTGCTGGGGACTAAAAACTTGAGTGATATTTTGGCTGATCGTGAAACTATTAGCCACACCATGCAGGTAAGTATTAATAAAAATGAGTCTACTAAAAGTCCTTCACTATAAGCTGGTAAGATGCTTGGAATTCACAGATCATGTTGGTGGCAATTAACTCAAACATTCTTAAAAACATACATATGTATACATGCAAGTTATGTTTTTAAGAATGGTTGAGTTAATTGTCAAACATTcttaaaacatacatgtacatatatgtaCATATGTTTTGTCAATTGCCACAAACATGATCTGTAAATTCCAGGGATCTTACCAGCTGTTTTTAAGAATGGTTGAGTTAATTGTCAAACATTcttaaaacatacatgtacatatatgtaCATATGTTTTGTCAATTGCCACAAACATGATCTGTAAATTCCAGGAATCTTACCAGCTTATAGCTTATACGTCACAAATAGGCAAGGAAACATCATCCAGGGTAACACAAATCCAAGCAAAATGATGAGAAGGAAAAGAAACCAAACACATGTCTCATCAAAAAGCAAGTGCAACAACCATGAAACATTTTATATGTATACCATGCCGAAGTCTCTACAGCATCCTCAAAACATTGGAAATCATTGGTATGATCATTAACAATTGAGCGCCACAGGAATGCAACCGAACTTACTATAGATGAcaaaaatcacatctttcctatctaagccattttgaaacataaacaagtagtctgcatgagaagaagaacgctgtttacttttttcaaatatctcttttcgttccagagatattcgagtttttaaaatgtgcaaattagccaagtgatgacgtcatacactcagccaaattttgttcaaatataataaaaagagatatctcagccaatttgtatcagaaatttttgattttttgcaataagattctactaaatgttctccacaatatgagcttaacagttctgttaccatggcatcatactgggttccagacctcccccatattaaaagcttttctggccacctttggcgttccattcttgtatttgctaacagcacttcataggTCTATAAAAAGGGTGTAGCCCGCTGATATGTTCAAACGACCACATCCTTATACACAAATAATATGAAAGAATCCTACATGTTCCACAGTGTAGCCATTCTATAATAAAAAATCTGAATTGCAACTTGTTCCTCACAAGACTGAAAGCTATTTTACATATGACTGTATTGCTATTAGATTACTGGTTTACTGATAAAAATTTCACAAAACCTTGAGGGATAGGAACCTTGGTTGAATTTTAATAAATCTCATTTGATCATAAGCCTCTTCTTAAGAACTGGCTGCTTGTTTAGCATGCTGAAAGAGATCATTTCACTGTCTGAATTTAATCAAATCACAAAAGAGCTTATAAGATGCAAATATCTATGTATGGTGACTGCCTTGAATTTTACTTTACTGAAAACCAACCAACTGGGTTTCTCTGTTTAGCCAGCcttgtttttttcttggctACTTCTTTGAGGAGTAAGTCAGTAATGTGGTACCATATCACATTTGagtgaataaaataatttcattaATGATCAGAAGTCAAGCTGTGGCCCAAAAAAGATTGAGTGGTGTTGTAAGCTCACCCTTAATTGTTCAAGAGAAAGGTGTAAACATCTTGATTGTTTTCTTATCAATACAGTCATCTTTGGATGAGGCTACAGATCCTTGGGGAGTAAAAGTGGAGCGTGTTGAAGTGTAAGTGGAAAGATGCATTCAATTAGAAAGGAAATTTAAAGATAATATGAGGCTGATCTTGTTAGGTTTAAAACAAGGGGTGTGTCAACATAACAGGacctgtggctcagttggttgagcaccgggctgtcacgcgggaggtcgtgagttcaacccgcacacttgtcgctaagagttgGGCACGTAGTTTCAGGTGTTGTGGTAGGGCTTCTGTTGTTTATCATAGTTGAGAGGATAAAAAAAGGGCCACAGTAAGTGGctcaagctgttgtggcgctctgccagcttgactggcaaatttAATAAATACTTAATACTCTGAACAGATGAAGAACAGAAAGCACTATCAATAAACTGAACTGTTGCAGCTGTTTTCTTGCAATAGTCTCCTAAGGGAAGCTTATTTAAGAATTTACTATGACTCTGTGACACTAGGGCTCACTAGAGTTCACTAGGGTTCATCATTAAGGTTTCCATGTTGTCAAAGGCAACTTGCTTTGTTTCCAAGGGTACCTTTTCAAGTTTTGATGTCATTTAACTGGTAACAGTCACCAGTTTGATTTAGCCGTTACCATTTGAAGATTTTTGCGGGCTTCATGGCTAAAAGCTACTCGTGAAAACGAAGtaagttgcccttgacaacatgggAACTCAAACGTTCGAATCGTTCCAAGTTGGTAAAGTAAGAGTTTTTGTACAAGATGATTTTCCTTAGGATTGAGAATTGTTCAATGCGAAAATGTTGAGTGCATCAATAGTCGACTGTGGGTTGGCAGAGAGCAACCTTTCACAGATTTTAAGGTGATTTCAAACTGTTGTTTCCCATGCTGGGTTTTTATCCATAggttaataatattgttattggttactaacaagtgtttttttccattcatATAAAGAAAGGACGTTCGTCTTCCTCAGCAGCTTCAGAGAGCCATGGCGGCAGAGGCTGAAGCTTCACGTGAGGCTCGTGCTAAGGTACATTACAACAAgtggtacatgtaatttataGTAACATTGATTATAATCATTTTTTATCATAATATTATGTAATTATTGCAAAACCATAATCTGGAGCACAGGTTTATtatgattttaattttgattttaatttttcatatgaaatgacaagttttttttcacaaaatcttaattgttttgtttgataTCTTGGTTCTTAGTGTTTTTATTCTGACATTaatattcttcttcttttattCAAGGTCATTGCTGCTGAAGGAGAGATGAATGCATCTCGCGCTCTAAAAGAAGCTGCTGATGTTATTTCCGAGTCACCATCCGCCCTGCAGCTTCGATACTTACAGACATTGACTGCCATCTCAGCTGAGAAGAATTCCACTGTACTGTTCCCACTTCCTGTTGATTTCATGAGCAGGTTTCTGCCAGAAAGGAAAGGCTAATCTTCTGTGTTTTGAAGTGGTGCTTTGCTATTAGCTCTCTTTACACTTATTATCAATGAGATCCATGTAAACGCTGTGTGTTATTAGTTTTGATTATTCTGTTGAAGTCACTTTTATGATCTACTTTAATGCAGAAGCCACTAATGTGTTAGTTTGAGTGGATTTCAGTTAGTATTGCACTGGCAATTCAATACCTTTCACTGAGTGACCCAATTTTGGGTTGACATATAGTTCTTTACAAAGTCTATAGTGCTTTATATATAGGAGATGGAGGAGCTTTGAAGACATAAATACACTATTAAATTAATTGTATTCATGTCTCCATGATTCCACCAAATAATTTTGTGCAGAGCTCTTGCATCTCCTTTATCAATTCCTTAGTTTACTTTGACCAGTGGCAAACGCCAGAAACGTCAGGTCACAAATCTTTCTTACGGTGGTTTATATAACTTTATCGACTCTTTTGATGAAACCAAGTTTTTGCGTTGCACTCCTCACCGCTCCTTAATTTTGGCccaaaatttcagcgttaacGTGAAATtgcaatgttgccatggcaacttttccaacagtgccaaaatggcgtgcAGGTTTGAAAATGAAGGAGTTATTCAAGTCGCTTATGATACTAATAGCTAATAAAGTTAAAAGTGGTATACTTAATCAAATGGTGGCTAGTGAAATCTCCttaaggctcgggaaattatttgattttgggcAATATGCAAGTAAAATTTTCACTCGTCACAATTTGATTAC
The sequence above is a segment of the Montipora foliosa isolate CH-2021 chromosome 2, ASM3666993v2, whole genome shotgun sequence genome. Coding sequences within it:
- the LOC137993287 gene encoding mechanosensory protein 2-like; the protein is MDSEDDSGSTRGFCDYVLTGLSILMFICTLPLSLFFTLKIVQEYERAVIFRLGRLLPGGAKGPGLFFILPCIDSYQKVDLRTVSFDVPPQEILTKDSVTVAVDAVVYFRIYDATTSITNVENANRSTRLLAQTTLRNVLGTKNLSDILADRETISHTMQSSLDEATDPWGVKVERVEVKDVRLPQQLQRAMAAEAEASREARAKVIAAEGEMNASRALKEAADVISESPSALQLRYLQTLTAISAEKNSTVLFPLPVDFMSRFLPERKG